A section of the Citrus sinensis cultivar Valencia sweet orange chromosome 8, DVS_A1.0, whole genome shotgun sequence genome encodes:
- the LOC102609013 gene encoding zinc finger protein ZOP1: MTEYWVSQGNKWCDFCKIYISNNPSSIRNHELGQRHKENVQKKLADMRKENAAKEKEHKETARALEQIEAKAKRSYQKDLANQEARNSNAVALNDHEKWDYDGTSGYYYNESNGLYYDPKSGFYYSDAIGNWVTQEEAYAAIPASSGSKHRPTMKHPFPAFGGGSIVENKDSAKSQNGPARGPVVSSYLNPMRSVKGAPSSLAVGKRKREDNKLKKMAKPVSKEEAAAIKAREAAKKRVEEREKQLLGLYHSQ, translated from the exons ATGACGGAG TATTGGGTTAGCCAGGGTAACAAATGGTGTGATTTTTGCAAAATCTACATATCGAACAATCCTTCCAGCATTAGAAACCATGAGCTTGGTCAACGTCATAAGGAAAATGTACAAAAGAAGCTTGCTGATATGAGGAAAGAGAATGCTGCCAAAGAGAAGGAGCATAAGGAGACAGCCCGTGCCCTTGAACAGATTGAAGCA AAAGCCAAGCGTAGCTATCAAAAGGATCTAGCAAATCAGGAGGCCAGAAATTCTAATGCTGTTGCTTTGAATGATCATGAGA AATGGGACTATGATGGCACTTCTGGCTATTACTACAATGAAAGCAATGGTCTTTATTACGATCCAAAATCGGGCTTTTACTATTCTGATGCTATAG GCAATTGGGTGACACAGGAAGAGGCGTATGCTGCCATTCCGGCTTCATCAGGTTCCAAACATAGACCCACCATGAAACATCCATTCCCAGCTTTCGGAGGAGGATCGATTGTCGAAAATAAGGATTCTGCCAAAAGTCAAAATGGGCCTGCACGGGGGCCGGTTGTATCATCTTATTTAAACCCAATGAGATCTGTGAAAGGTGCTCCTTCATCTCTTGCCGTTGGCAAGAGAAAAAGGGAAGATAATAAGCTAAAGAAGATGGCAAAGCCTGTATCTAAAGAAGAGGCTGCTGCAATTAAAGCAAGGGAGGCTGCGAAGAAGAGAGTTGAAGAGCGAGAGAAACAATTGCTTGGCCTGTACCACTCTCAATAA